ACTCGTGTCCACAGCCACGCCGGTCACTGGCCACGGGGCGGAAACAGCCGATGTCCGGCGGGAAGAACAGGGAAGCCACAGGTGTGGTTCTAAAATCGGATGGACGCCACGATGTCATTCAGCTGTAAAACAAACGAAAtccaggggcgcccggctggctggGACGGTGCCGCGTGGACTCTccatcttggggtcgtgagtttgagcccccgttgGGGGTGGAGATTCCTTCACAAGCTAAACAGACGCAGTTTTGACACGGCAGCGCGGATGACCTCGGAGACGTGAACGTGTGTGCGGAAGTACGCGTGCGGACGGACGGTCGCTGCTCCCGGTGTGCGCCCGGGAGCGGGGTTTTCGGTCACGCGGTGACTTTTTCCTCGGCGGCGGCGGTCGTGGGGCCGCGGTATCTGCACGCCCTCGCCGGCTCCTGTGCGTCTTCCGGATTGCAGGCGGCTCAGTGGGTGTGCCGTGGCATCTCAGGTGGTTTCACCTTGCATCTCCTGGACGGCCCGTGATGCGGGGCGTCCGCGTGCTAACCGGCTGTTTGCGGATCCTGTCTGCAGGAATATCACTCGTGTCGTAAagcttgtttgttttgagggagcGGGaaagcctgagcgggggaggggcagagagacggggagacagagaagcccaagcaggatCCATCCATCCTGTcggcgtggagcccgatgcgggactggaacccacgaactgtgaggtcatgacctgagccggtcagacagTCAACCAGCTGAGcggcccaggcgcccctcattgacCCCTTCGAGAACTGGAGCTGTGTTTGTGGCGTTGGCTTGTTAGCGTTCTGGCCAGGGGTCCCTTAGCGGACACAACGCTTGCCTGGCAAATTCTCGCTGCCGGCGTGTGGGTTGTGTTGTCACTTTCTCCATGGCGTCCCGTGAGTCGCCTTGAaagcttttagttttgatgacGCCCAGCATcctagctagcctaggggatgagacccGCTGACGGTCAGGACGGTCGGAGGGAGcctgctacctcagggtcaacaaggcccCTTTCCCTTGCTAATTAGCTCcctctgggcaacttcacccgGCAGGGATCTCTGGCCCTGTTGACCTGTTTGCCTAACTTGGTCCTtgcttcctgtgaaagcagctttctgctatagcaTTAAGTTGGGGCTTGTCCCCAAGCTGAGTAGCGAATCTCGTTTACCTCACATACCTTTGTATTGGGGCCTGGGCCCCGCCCTCCGCATATCTATTTACCTAATGCTGTTCACCTCCCCTTGGACATTTTCGTCCCGAGAGCCCCTCTTCCTGTGCCTTCGTCCTACACCGGGACCTTTGTCGCACTTTGCCGAGTCTcctttacccaaacttgggtgcgAACATCCTGTGGCTTTCTAGTTTCTCACGCCTTGTTAACCCGTCCTGCAGGCTCAGGGAACTCCGAAGCTTATTCCCCCACAGTCCAGCTTACAGCTTTCGTTTCGTTTGTCACCGAGCTTCTGGTGCCGGGACAGCGCGGGACAGCGCGGGAGGGCGTTTTGGCGCCTGACGCTGCCTGTGCCCCTGCTGCTTTCAGGTACCTCAGAAGGCTGCACTTCGGCCTGAAGAAGGGGCGATGGAGCGCAAAAGAGGAGGAGAAGTTGATGGAACTGATAGAAAAGTACGGCGTCGGTGAGTCCTCGGCCCGTTTGCTCCCCGGGTCTCTGCTGCCCCTGGGTCCTCAGCCGGCAGCGGCGGCTCTTCCTTCTCACAGACCGATGACGGTCAGCGTCGAGTCGAGAGCGCCACGGGCACCAGGGGGAGAGCTGTGCCGCCGGCCGCGCGCCCCTGCCCCGTCCCCTCTGGGCCCGTTTCTAGGGCGGCTTTTGAAAGTTGCATCGTTCGACACGATGTAACCGCGTTGGCTGTTTTGCGCCGTTTTGCCGTCCGTGGGCGAATGTTTTTCTGCCTTTACGCGTCCTGTGTTCGACCGTGGCTTTCGACGACCGCGTCGTATGTCCCCGAGTGACGACACACGAGTCTCCCAGCCCGCCATCCGCTGGCGGACAgctgtctcctgtctctgctgCGGCCGGAAAGAGCTGAGGGTTCGGTAGCCGCGTCCTCACTCCTGTTCGCAGCGTCTCCTTAGGAAAAGTCCCAGATGCGGTGGTGCTGAGTGCGGGTGCGTGCCGAAACCTGACCTCCGTCCCACAGGGTCACGCTGTCCGTGAAAGCAGGGCACCCGTGCCCTCCCACCAGCCCTGTCCGGAAGGAAAGAAGAGACGGTTTTAAATGTCGGGTTTGAAGCCTGAGCGTGGCGGACACGCGAGGGCCGTTTTTATATGAGCGTGGACGGTTTTTTCTCTCCGGGATGTGCATTCTCTAGAATTTTGTTAAAGGGCTGATTGTCCTTGGAGAACCGGACGCCCTGCGTGTCGTTGAGCTGCTCAGATGTGGGGCGCGGTGTGCAGGTGACCGGGAGACCCCGTGCTGATGGAATACGATGCAGGTCCTCTCTGGGAGACAGCGCGTCTCCTGGAAGGGCGCTTTTCAAGCTGGTAGACGCGTTGTCGAGCATCGCGTGAAACGGCTTCTGTGTCGTTTCGCCTCCGTAGGTCACTGGGCAAAGATAGCTTCGGAACTACCCCATCGGACGGGCTCCCAGTGTCTGAGCAAGTGGAAAATCATGGTCAGGGTAAGGCTCGCCCAAAAGTCGGTCCGAAGACCGTATCGCTAGGGGAGCCGGCATCCCgcgggggggtgtggggggggtggtgcgtGGTGGCGGGGAGAGGAGAGACATCTGGTTTCTGGCCCTGGCACGTGTCTTCTTCCTGGAGGCCAAGGCACGAAGACCCGGGCTGGTCGGCAGCCGCTGCCGCCTCAGAGCCGTGCGGGTGCCGTGCTCTCGGCGCACCGTGTCCAAGCCTGCTCGTGGTCTCTCGCCAAAGGGTTGGCCCGCGTGCCCATTGTCCCCGGTCCGTGAGCCCCAGGTCGCCAAGGCCTCTAAGCAGCCCTTTCCCCCCAGAAGAAGCAGAGTCgggggaggaggcggcggcggcggccccttCGCAGCGTGCGCTGGAGCTCCAGCAGCGAGGACGGCAGCGATggggacagcagcagcagcagcagcagcagcagcagcagggacagTGAGGGGTCGGAGCCAGAGGAAGCCCCAGAGGCCCGGGCGGGGGGCCAGGTGCTGCCCTCAGCACAGCACGCCGTGCCAGACATGGACCTGTGGGTGCCTGCCAGGCAGAGCGCCGGCGGGCCGTgcgcagggggcgcctggggccgGCCGGGACGCCctgctgcctcccccagccctcccaggggcgcctgcgGGGCGGAGGCTGGCCCAGCAGCTTGGCCCGCGGCCTCGGCTCCCGCACAGGAGGCAGGCCGGGCGCACGCCCCGTCGGGGACCCGCAGCTCCAATGTGAGCGCCGTCGGCTGCCCGGGCTCAGCGGATGCTCCCCCCTCGGGCTCAGAGGCGCCGGCGGACGAGGTAGGCCACAGACCCCAGCGCACCCTGGATCGGATGCTCTCCTGCTTGGGGGTCACGAGGCTGGTGCTGGGCTTGCGTCCGCTGTGTTCCTGGGCGTTTGGGAGCAACACCCTGTCCTCGCTCAATAGAACGTTCGTTCCCAACCTGTTTCGAGGGGACTGTGTTCGGGACAGCAGCCGTCTTTATCAAGACCACCAGCTGTCTCCATTTCCCTGCCGGTTTCCTTTAAAAGCCGTGCGTGCGCTGTCGAGGGCGCTCTGTGGGGAGGCAGCAAGAAGGCGGGGTGCCCTCCCAGCTCTTGTAAGTCCAGAAGTCCCTGACGGGTCCCCTTGCCGGGTCACGTGCACACCTGCCCGGTTGACATTAGAGGTGTCAGGGCCCTGGCTGCGGGCAGAGTTGCGGTCAGGATCAAACAGGTCGGTCTGTGCTGGGAGAGGTTGGAGGCTGCGCTCTGGCCCCTGAGGGACAGCAGGCAGGGCTCGCGGCAGCCCCCGTGCCGCGTGGTTTCCCTCCCGCGTCTGTAACCGCAGGCTGCTGCCCGTGGGATTGATGGGCATTTGGTGCCCTCAGCTCAGGGAGCTGGCTGCAGGGAGCGGGGACTCTGTCAGCACTGGGTGCAGCCAAGCTGGGCAGGCGTGTCGGTGCCAGCCTTAGGGACCTGCCTGAGGCCGCCGCACTTCAGGGCATCCCACCACCCCGCCGTGGATCTGGGCCCCTGCAGGCCGTGAGCCAGGACCGCACGTGTCCAGCTCGCGTCGTCTTCTTGTCAGAGCGGGAGTCGTCTGCTCAGGCTGCCCCTGGAGACCGTGCTGCAGGTGCTGAGGACCAACACGGCCCACCGGTGCCGGACCCTGGTAGGGCTGGCCCACGGCCcccgctgcccctgcccctcggTCTGGCCCCCCCGCGCCCTCGGTCTGGGCCCCCCGCGCCCTCGGTCTGGCCCCCTTGCCCCCTCGGTCTGGGCCCCCTGCCCCCTCGGTCTGGGCCCCCTGCCCTCTCGGTCTGGGCCCCCCGTCTGGGCCCCCCGCGCCCTCGGTCTGGGCCCCCCGCGCCCTCGGTCTGGCCCCCCTGCCCCTTCGGTCTGGGCCCCCCACGCCCTCGGTCtgggccccccgccccctcgGTCTGGGCCCCCTGCGCCCTTGGTCTTGGGCGCCCTGCCCCTCCAGAACAGGGAAGGGCCGGGAACCCCAAATGCCTTTCTTCCtcacacagaagaagaaactgaggcagccaggcctgCTCGGCCCATCCGTGGGGGCCGGCCCCAGTGACCGCGCCGTAGCCGGGCCCTGCGTCCGGCAGCTGTGGCACAGGACGATCGGGAACAGGCAGCGATGGCGGGGACACTCCCTGCAGAGGAGGCTCCTTGAGCGCCAGCTCCTGATGGCTGTGAGCCCGTGGGTGGGCGACATCGTCCTGCCCTGCACTCCTCGAAGGCCTGCCGCAGCACACACCCGAGGTACTGCCCTGGGGCCCCTTCGAGAGCCTCCTTCAAGGCTGGGGCCCCTTCGAGAGCCTCCTGTGGGGCCCGGGGTTGCGGAGACACAGGGCAATGAGGGGTGACCCTGCTGGGGGCGGTGCGTGGTGCACGGGAGGGGAGCTACGTGCCCCCCTCAGAGGGCTGCTTGCGTTTTGTCTCTGACCTGATTGGCACCCAGGGGATGGTTTTGGAAGCGACCAGCCATTCAGGCCTTAGCAAGGGTCTCCTCAGACATCAGAAGCTGGTGGTTCTCCAGGGGCAGGGGTGCTCGGCTTGGGAGGGCCAGTCAGGCTCGGCGCGCCCTCTGGTCCCCGCCCTTCCTTGTGGCTGAGAGCGGCGGCAGAGGGACGTGGGGTCCTGGGGGGCCTCAAGGAGAGGGGCCTCGGTAGCCAGAGCCACTTTGTCTCCTCAGCCGATGGCATCAGGAAGCAGCTTCAGGATGCCCACCTGGCCAGCACCCCGGTGTTCACCCTCTTTATCCAGGTGAGCCCCTCGCATAGAGCTTTCTTAGCTAGTGCTCTGTTTTCATCGGGCGAAGTTGTGAAGTTTGTGGATTTGCTTCTTAAAGTCCGGCTTCCTGAACTTGACCCTTGGAAAGGGTTTTTCGTGGCCTGCAGCTTTCAGCAGGCAAGTCAACGTGGAAGAAGCGGCCACGATACAGtgccgccccaccccccaggaagGGACGGAGGTGCTGGGAGCCCCAGGGTGTAAATGGAGGCTCGAGGAGCAGAGACCTGGACGTGGCGGGAGCGTGGCACTGAGCAGCCAGGGCGCCTGGGCCCGAGTGAGGGGGTCGCAGCCTCGTGGGGCCGTACCCGGCTCTGGAGCTGCCCTATGTTCGTCACGGGCACCCTTGTCATCTCGGTTCTCGGTGGGGAAAGGAGACGGGCTCTTGTCACATGTATGTCACACACGTGTCCTACGTGTCCCTCAGCTGTTCCAGATTGACACTGCTGGCTGCATGGAGGTCGTTCGAGAGAGGAAggcccagccccctgccctgctgCAGACTGGCACCCGGGAACCAGTGCCTGGGCTCCTACCGGTGAGAACTAGGGGTGAGCGCTGGATGCGGGCTCAGCTGGCTTTTGCCACCCGTCCCTCCCCTCTGTGAGGCAGCAGGGCTGGTGCCCAGGGGATGGGCAGCACTCGTCCAGCCAGGGAGTAAGTGACACCAGTCCTTCCCAGGACGGAAGGCCTTCCCGGGTGGCCTAGAGGCTAGGCCAGCGCCCGGGAGCAGCCTTGCTCCCCCTTGGCCCCCTCGCTCAGGGGTCTCTCCTAGAAGGTGTCCGCCCACCTGCCGGGAGCCGTGGGGGGACTTCGCTTCAAGTCcggccgggggaggggcgggggggcgggggcagagccAGACCCGGCACCCAGGCCTGCCTGCTTCCCCTGCACAATGTGCTCCCTCTGCCACACTGCCCCACTCCTGCAAGGGGGTCTCCGAGCCCTTTGGCATGTGTTGCTCTGGGCATTGCCCTGCTGGGGTAGGATGCCAGGCGTGGGGTCCGTCCGGGAGCGGTCGTGTCCCTGAGGCCAGTCACAACTGGAGGGAGTGACAGAATGACCAGATCAGCCCTGTGGTGCTCCGACGCAGCCCTGGAACCCTTCTGCCCGGATGGCCAggctcctgtctctccctcaaacCCCGATGTGATGAACTCACCCAAGGTGCCCCGGGGACTTCTCTGAGGTGCTCGCCTTTCTTTTTCAGATGCCTTCAAGTACCCGGAACGCTACAGGTaccgtctgtctctgcccctgtcttGCCATTGTGTCCAGTGGGAAAGGGGCAAACCTGTCGTAGGCGTTGAATGTCGGGCTCTGAGCAGCAGAGCTGTGGCTCCGTTGACGGGTCTTGTCTGAACGCCACGGCAGGGACGAGAGCGTGGCTGGCGGGAGGTGGCAGAGACAGCCCCTGGGCTCctatcccccccgcccccagtgcaCCAGCCACCCTGGGGCTTCCCCAGTGCAGACCCAGGAGGTGTGGGGGCTCCTCCAGCCCCGGGCATCCGGCAGGGACCTCTGCTGCTGGCCGCTACCCGTCTCCCCACGCCAGCAGCACCGCGCGAAGGTCTGGTGTCCTGGGAGACCGcgagaggcaggcaggggtgcCTGACGGTCCTTGTTTTGAGGACAAGGCATGGTGCTGTCCCGTACTTGACGGGCTGCCCTGCACCTAGCACCCCGGCCACGGCAGGAGCTCGGACGCCACGGCTCCTGCTCCACACTCCCGGCAGCAGCCTGCCCTCCGCGAGGGCCCTCCTGACAGGAGGCCTGTTTTGCCCCGCGTGCGTGGTGCTCATCAGCACATGTGTTCGGTCTGCCCTTCAGGCCACAGCTTCCGGAGCGTGCCAGCCCGAGAAGCTGCGAAGCAGAGCGCCAGCCTCAAAGGGAGCAGGGGGCTGCAGCCCTGCCATGCCGAGTCTGGTCCGCAGGCGCCCCCACCAGCTCCGTGTGGTCCCCGGCCCAAGCCCAAGACTGTCTCCGAGCTGCTCCGGGAGAAGCGGCTGCGGGAGGCCCGGGCCAGGAGGGCCGCCCCGGGCGCTGTGGTCCTCCCACCCCAGCTGCTGCTCTCCTCCCCACTGATTCTCCAGCCCCGTCTCCCGGTGGCCCCCCACGGCCCCTCGGCTTCGGGCCTGGCTGTCACGGCCTCGGTGCTCTCCCGGCCTAGCGCCCCTGCCGCGACAGAGCCGTGCACTTCCGGTTCTCGGGCCTCAGCCAAGGACGGAAGGCCCTCCACCCTGCCAGTCTTGGCCGGCGCCCTGGCCTCCACAGAGGCTGCCCCCGCTGCCTCCATGGTGCCGGTTCTGGGCCCCAGCCAGGTCCCCGTGAACTGCCATCGAGGTGGCCCGGGACAGTCTCAGGCCCCTGCCACCGCCCAGAAGCAGGGCTTGCCAGAGGCACCACCCTTTCTGCCTGCAGTCCCCAGCCCCTCTCAGCTGCCCGTCCAGCCCATCTGCCCGACGCCAGCTGTGGGCGCACACGAGAGGGGGTCACAGGTGGTGGCCAGCACCCCTCTGCCTGTCACCTGGGTGCTCACAGCCCAGGGGCTACTCCCGGTGCCCACCGTGGTGGGCCTTCCTGGGCCAGCAGGGACCTCTGACTCCAAGGGACTGTCAGTGGCTCTGTCGTCCTCCCTGCCTGGGACACAGATAGGCCAGGGTCCCGGGCTCCCCAGGCCGACCCACCCCTGGCAGCCCCCCACCAGCCGGGACACAGACTCAGACCCTCCCTCCAAGACAGACCCGCCGGGCCTTCCGATGCCCCACCAGTCTCAAGGTCCCATGGAGGTGGACAGAGACGGGGCCCACGGCCCGGCAGGGGGCTCCTTCCCTGGAGAGGCCCAAGCGGCCGGGGACACCGCCGTGTCTGGGGCACCCTCCCAAGCCACGCTCCTGGCTGACCACCCTGAAGCAAAGTCCCCCAGGCCCAGCCAGCCGCCCCTTCGAGGTGGCACCGGCCCTGGGAGTGGCCCAGGAGGGACAGCAGGGTCCGCCTTGAGACCAGAGAGACTCGGGGAGCCTCTGGGCCTGGAgaggccacccccaccccggcctgggCCTGAGAGGGGTGCCCTGGACTTGGACCTCGTGTCTCAGGAGGGTGAGGCGGTCGTGTGGGAATGGCTGAGGGGACGGCGTGGGGTGAGCGTGCCCCCGCTGGGGGGAGGGCTGCCTTACCAGCCCCCCGCCCTGTGCAGCCTGCGGGCCCTGTCTGCACTCTTGCTCCAGAAGGCGGCCTTGGAGCGCAGAGCCGCCTCCCTCGTGCCAGGGGGCGCCGGAGCCCTGCACGCCTCGCTGGGACAGGTACGGAGGTGGCTCCGGGACAGCCCGGCCTACCTGCTGCTCAAGGCACGGTTCCTGGCGGCCTTCACCCTCCCTGCGCTCCTGGCCACCCTGTCCCCCGATGGCGTTCCCACCACCCTGTCTGTAGCCACGAGGGCTGACCCCGAGAGCGAGGACGACCTGGGCCTGGAGGAGTCGGAGCTCACTGATGGCTGCTCCACGAGCGGTCCTCGGGCAGGGCCGGCGACCGCCACCCCCATTCAGGTAGGTGGCCGTGGGCACGTAGCACCCACCCAGCCTCCCCGTGGCCGCTGTGGGTGCCCAGCCCACCCGGAACAGCGTGGGCAGGAGTGGGTGGGAGCCGTGGCCGACTGGTTGCTGAAGAGGAAGCTGGCTCTGGGCTCCGTCTGTGCGGACGTGGCCTCCCTTGAGGCCAGTGTGGAAAATGGGAGGGGAAGGAACCTCTCCACTCACGAAACCCCTCGGCCACCCCTGGGGCCGCTGGCCTGGCCACACAGCCCTGCCGGAGGGCTGAGCAGACAGGCTCAGGCTCCacgcacacccacacccacacgcGGCCTCCTGCTGGCGGCCCTGCACGTCCGGGACCCCGAGGTCCTTCTCGCGGTCTGCTCTGGCGGCCTGCTCTGGCGGCCTTGGCCTCAGAAGAGTCTTCCGAGCTGTGGAGGCAAAACCCCTTTTCCTGTTGCCTGACAAGAAGCCCGGTCTAAACGTGCAGAGAGGTGTCTCCGCATCTTCTGTGGCAGAGCAGGAGAGCCGGGCCGCCTCGTTTGGTGCCGGATCAGGAAGATTGTGGGGTCCCTGCAGGTCGCGGGCCTCCCCAGCTGGAGCTCGCCTTTGCGCCGTCCAGACAGCAGGAGGCAGGGCTTGTGACTGGGGGCCATGCGGGGAAGGACTCCTCGTCCCCCTGTCCTGCTTGCCGGCTCTCCAGGGCCACTGCCATGACACAGGGCTGGCTGTGTGGCATCGCTGGGAGGTTGGAGACCCCAAGGGGTGCAGGGTGGGAAGCCAGAGCCCCTGTGTGGCCCCTGCACGTGGCCATGTCCCCAGGCCCAGCCTGTAGTGTCTCACCATCTGCAGGGACTGGTCTGGGGAGCTGCCTGTCCCTGGCGTCCAGGGTGTCAGGACCCA
The Prionailurus viverrinus isolate Anna chromosome D4, UM_Priviv_1.0, whole genome shotgun sequence genome window above contains:
- the SNAPC4 gene encoding snRNA-activating protein complex subunit 4 isoform X2, encoding MDVDAEREKIAKEIEELERILDPSSSSISVEVSESGLALDSEADSLPEEDSDAAGSLASEEERWGEASNGEDDPKKTLPEDPETCLQLNMVYQEVIQERLAEVSLLLAQNREQQEEIMCDLAGSKGPKVKDGKSLPPNLYIGHFMKPYFKDRVTGVGPPANEDTREKAAQGIKAFEELLVTKWKNWEKALLRRSVVSDRLQRLLQPKLLKLEYLHQKRSRVTSEAERQVLEKQSREAEKEVQDIRELPEETLLGNRLDGHDWEKISNVNFEGGRSAEEIRKFWQNCEHPSINKQEWSGPEVEQLKAIAAKHGHLQWQKIAKELGTGRSAFQCLQKYQQHNRALKRREWTPEEDHLLTQLVREMRVGSHIPYRRIVYYMEGRDSMQLIYRWTKSLDPNLKKGLWAPEEDAKLLRAVAKYGEQDWFKIREEVPGRSDAQCRDRYLRRLHFGLKKGRWSAKEEEKLMELIEKYGVGHWAKIASELPHRTGSQCLSKWKIMVRKQSRGRRRRRRPLRSVRWSSSSEDGSDGDSSSSSSSSSSRDSEGSEPEEAPEARAGGQVLPSAQHAVPDMDLWVPARQSAGGPCAGGAWGRPGRPAASPSPPRGACGAEAGPAAWPAASAPAQEAGRAHAPSGTRSSNVSAVGCPGSADAPPSGSEAPADESGSRLLRLPLETVLQVLRTNTAHRCRTLKKKLRQPGLLGPSVGAGPSDRAVAGPCVRQLWHRTIGNRQRWRGHSLQRRLLERQLLMAVSPWVGDIVLPCTPRRPAAAHTRADGIRKQLQDAHLASTPVFTLFIQLFQIDTAGCMEVVRERKAQPPALLQTGTREPVPGLLPMPSSTRNATGHSFRSVPAREAAKQSASLKGSRGLQPCHAESGPQAPPPAPCGPRPKPKTVSELLREKRLREARARRAAPGAVVLPPQLLLSSPLILQPRLPVAPHGPSASGLAVTASVLSRPSAPAATEPCTSGSRASAKDGRPSTLPVLAGALASTEAAPAASMVPVLGPSQVPVNCHRGGPGQSQAPATAQKQGLPEAPPFLPAVPSPSQLPVQPICPTPAVGAHERGSQVVASTPLPVTWVLTAQGLLPVPTVVGLPGPAGTSDSKGLSVALSSSLPGTQIGQGPGLPRPTHPWQPPTSRDTDSDPPSKTDPPGLPMPHQSQGPMEVDRDGAHGPAGGSFPGEAQAAGDTAVSGAPSQATLLADHPEAKSPRPSQPPLRGGTGPGSGPGGTAGSALRPERLGEPLGLERPPPPRPGPERGALDLDLVSQEGEAVVWEWLRGRRGVSVPPLGGGLPYQPPALCSLRALSALLLQKAALERRAASLVPGGAGALHASLGQVRRWLRDSPAYLLLKARFLAAFTLPALLATLSPDGVPTTLSVATRADPESEDDLGLEESELTDGCSTSGPRAGPATATPIQGAPDCGESSASSCLDSSDNLDVLRTRHSWHARKRRRLV
- the SNAPC4 gene encoding snRNA-activating protein complex subunit 4 isoform X1, whose amino-acid sequence is MDVDAEREKIAKEIEELERILDPSSSSISVEVSESGLALDSEADSLPEEDSDAAGSLASEEERWGEASNGEDDPKKTLPEDPETCLQLNMVYQEVIQERLAEVSLLLAQNREQQEEIMCDLAGSKGPKVKDGKSLPPNLYIGHFMKPYFKDRVTGVGPPANEDTREKAAQGIKAFEELLVTKWKNWEKALLRRSVVSDRLQRLLQPKLLKLEYLHQKRSRVTSEAERQVLEKQSREAEKEVQDIRELPEETLLGNRLDGHDWEKISNVNFEGGRSAEEIRKFWQNCEHPSINKQEWSGPEVEQLKAIAAKHGHLQWQKIAKELGTGRSAFQCLQKYQQHNRALKRREWTPEEDHLLTQLVREMRVGSHIPYRRIVYYMEGRDSMQLIYRWTKSLDPNLKKGLWAPEEDAKLLRAVAKYGEQDWFKIREEVPGRSDAQCRDRYLRRLHFGLKKGRWSAKEEEKLMELIEKYGVGHWAKIASELPHRTGSQCLSKWKIMVRKKQSRGRRRRRRPLRSVRWSSSSEDGSDGDSSSSSSSSSSRDSEGSEPEEAPEARAGGQVLPSAQHAVPDMDLWVPARQSAGGPCAGGAWGRPGRPAASPSPPRGACGAEAGPAAWPAASAPAQEAGRAHAPSGTRSSNVSAVGCPGSADAPPSGSEAPADESGSRLLRLPLETVLQVLRTNTAHRCRTLKKKLRQPGLLGPSVGAGPSDRAVAGPCVRQLWHRTIGNRQRWRGHSLQRRLLERQLLMAVSPWVGDIVLPCTPRRPAAAHTRADGIRKQLQDAHLASTPVFTLFIQLFQIDTAGCMEVVRERKAQPPALLQTGTREPVPGLLPMPSSTRNATGHSFRSVPAREAAKQSASLKGSRGLQPCHAESGPQAPPPAPCGPRPKPKTVSELLREKRLREARARRAAPGAVVLPPQLLLSSPLILQPRLPVAPHGPSASGLAVTASVLSRPSAPAATEPCTSGSRASAKDGRPSTLPVLAGALASTEAAPAASMVPVLGPSQVPVNCHRGGPGQSQAPATAQKQGLPEAPPFLPAVPSPSQLPVQPICPTPAVGAHERGSQVVASTPLPVTWVLTAQGLLPVPTVVGLPGPAGTSDSKGLSVALSSSLPGTQIGQGPGLPRPTHPWQPPTSRDTDSDPPSKTDPPGLPMPHQSQGPMEVDRDGAHGPAGGSFPGEAQAAGDTAVSGAPSQATLLADHPEAKSPRPSQPPLRGGTGPGSGPGGTAGSALRPERLGEPLGLERPPPPRPGPERGALDLDLVSQEGEAVVWEWLRGRRGVSVPPLGGGLPYQPPALCSLRALSALLLQKAALERRAASLVPGGAGALHASLGQVRRWLRDSPAYLLLKARFLAAFTLPALLATLSPDGVPTTLSVATRADPESEDDLGLEESELTDGCSTSGPRAGPATATPIQGAPDCGESSASSCLDSSDNLDVLRTRHSWHARKRRRLV